In a genomic window of Salegentibacter salegens:
- a CDS encoding GntP family permease, with the protein MDIQLLFAVFAGIALLLFLILKLKIQAFLALLIVCIAVGILAGMPATEILDTMKDGMGSTLGFVATVVGLGALFGGVLEQSGGAQRLASFLLKKTGDKKAPWAMMVTGFAVAIPVFFDVAFIILVPVTYALSKRTGKSLLLYALPLLAGLAITHAFIPPTPGPIAVADILGADLGWVIVFGFLAGIPAAIISGPIFARYISKRIQIEPKTFTEEIEYDEEKAPSPGLIISIILIPIFLIVANTLVQSPLFNGVSIPEGLLYTIELVGHPFSALIIANLVAWYFLGVRRGMQKEFLLKVATKSFQAAGIIILLTGAGGAFKQILIETGAGEMIADALNNAWFNPLLFGFIVAALVRILQGSSTVAMITAAGITAPILTGGGYSMAQTSLIVIAIASGASILSHVNDSGFWLVGQYLGLTEKETFKSWSMMTTIIAIVGLLVSLILWYLI; encoded by the coding sequence ATGGATATACAGTTACTTTTTGCCGTTTTCGCAGGAATTGCGCTCTTGCTTTTCCTTATTTTAAAACTCAAAATCCAGGCTTTTTTAGCTTTATTAATAGTTTGTATCGCCGTAGGAATTCTCGCGGGAATGCCTGCGACTGAAATTCTGGACACGATGAAAGACGGGATGGGCAGCACCCTGGGTTTTGTAGCAACAGTAGTTGGTTTGGGAGCTTTATTCGGCGGAGTTTTAGAACAATCTGGTGGGGCGCAACGCCTGGCTTCTTTTCTATTGAAGAAAACTGGCGATAAAAAAGCTCCGTGGGCAATGATGGTTACCGGTTTTGCCGTAGCCATTCCTGTATTTTTTGATGTTGCTTTTATCATTTTAGTACCGGTAACTTATGCGTTGAGCAAACGTACGGGAAAATCACTGTTGCTTTATGCTTTGCCGCTACTGGCAGGTTTAGCGATAACACACGCGTTTATTCCGCCAACGCCGGGACCAATTGCAGTGGCCGATATTTTGGGTGCCGATTTAGGTTGGGTTATTGTTTTTGGATTTTTAGCCGGAATTCCTGCTGCAATAATCAGCGGGCCAATTTTCGCACGGTATATTTCCAAAAGAATTCAGATAGAACCTAAAACCTTTACTGAAGAAATTGAATATGATGAAGAAAAAGCGCCCTCACCGGGACTTATTATTTCTATAATTCTAATTCCTATTTTTCTAATTGTAGCAAATACCTTAGTGCAAAGCCCTTTATTTAATGGGGTTTCAATTCCGGAAGGGCTTTTATACACGATAGAATTAGTAGGCCATCCTTTTTCGGCTTTAATAATTGCAAATCTTGTCGCCTGGTATTTTTTGGGAGTGAGACGTGGAATGCAAAAAGAATTTTTACTGAAAGTTGCTACCAAATCTTTCCAGGCGGCAGGGATAATTATTTTACTAACCGGTGCAGGTGGAGCTTTTAAACAAATCCTTATTGAAACAGGAGCGGGGGAGATGATTGCCGATGCTTTAAATAATGCCTGGTTTAATCCTTTACTTTTCGGGTTTATTGTAGCGGCTTTGGTTAGAATTTTACAGGGATCTTCTACCGTTGCGATGATCACAGCGGCCGGGATTACCGCTCCAATTTTAACCGGAGGAGGCTATTCTATGGCTCAAACTTCGCTTATTGTAATTGCAATCGCTTCGGGAGCTTCAATTTTATCTCACGTTAACGATAGCGGGTTTTGGCTGGTAGGACAATATTTAGGATTAACCGAAAAAGAAACCTTTAAATCCTGGTCAATGATGACAACTATTATCGCAATTGTTGGTTTGCTGGTTTCTTTAATTTTGTGGTATTTAATTTAA
- a CDS encoding carboxypeptidase-like regulatory domain-containing protein — translation MQTLTCAFSVEFYKKFFSAICLFLLAFTGFAQEDLPEYDELSVEMNVPDLGTIEIPIAIKGQDAYIPVKELFDYLKIKNEETSKGVEGFIINPDSTYQINPSENKILYKNEEFSLSDEEYIQTPLNLYLKSNLFGDIFGLNTNFSFRSLSVTMKTEKDLPVIKEMRLRKVRENLNRVRGVVNADTTMERRYPLFKGGALDWGVVTTQQSEFENDNRLSLGLGTMFLGGETNLMLNYSTRVPFDSRNQFYQWRYVNNENKIFKQVTAGRIFTRATSSLFAPVSGVQISNSPFQNRRSFGTYVLNDYTEPRWTVELYVNNILVEFTQADASGFYTFDVPLMYGNTAVSLRFYGPYGEERVQERVINIPYNFVPKNELEYTISAGIVENEDLNRFSRANFNYGLSNSITIGGGAEYLTGVTSGEVMPFVNSSIRFASNFLFTGEYMHGVKGEGILSYRTPGNIQVDLNYIKYDENQTAINFNYLEERKISFSAPIRSENFSMFSRFSVNQIIMPTTEFTTAQLLLSGAIMGISTNLTTYGIYNDRVKEPTIYTSLSQNYRLPNKFLFSPQVQYDFSRNQFNNIILEVERPVFENGFLNVAYENNMLRNAHIFEIGLRYAFNFAQTSMTSRLGNRNNSFVQSARGSLMLDDNTGYVMANNRTAMSRAALSIIPFLDYNTNGKRDPMEPAVSRMEIKNTSGRLSYNEDETVLRITELQPYVDIILEVDPNSLDNIAWKVKNEKIKVHTVPNQFQEIEVPVEVLGEVAGMVYVKKGNSLSGQGRITVNILDENGNLVKEILTEGDGYFTYLGLKPGNYTAEIDPVQMQKLGYTSSEAIDFEIKVDEYGDIVDTLEFTIEAN, via the coding sequence ATGCAAACCCTAACCTGCGCTTTTTCTGTGGAGTTTTATAAAAAGTTTTTTTCGGCAATTTGCCTGTTTCTATTAGCATTTACAGGTTTTGCCCAGGAAGATCTCCCAGAATACGACGAATTAAGCGTAGAAATGAATGTTCCCGATCTTGGAACTATAGAAATCCCTATCGCCATAAAGGGTCAGGATGCTTATATCCCGGTAAAAGAACTTTTTGATTATTTAAAGATTAAAAATGAAGAAACCTCTAAGGGTGTAGAAGGTTTTATTATAAACCCCGATTCTACATATCAAATAAATCCTTCAGAAAATAAGATTCTTTATAAAAATGAAGAGTTTTCACTTAGCGATGAAGAATATATCCAGACACCTTTAAACCTTTATTTAAAATCGAATTTATTCGGAGATATTTTCGGCTTAAATACCAATTTTTCTTTTAGAAGTCTTTCGGTAACTATGAAAACCGAAAAAGATCTCCCGGTAATCAAAGAAATGCGACTAAGAAAAGTACGGGAGAACCTGAATCGCGTAAGAGGTGTTGTAAACGCCGATACGACGATGGAAAGACGATATCCGCTTTTTAAAGGTGGCGCTTTAGACTGGGGAGTGGTTACCACACAGCAAAGTGAATTCGAAAATGATAACCGATTATCTTTAGGCCTGGGAACAATGTTTCTTGGCGGCGAGACCAACTTAATGCTTAATTATTCTACACGAGTTCCTTTCGATTCCAGGAACCAGTTTTACCAATGGCGCTACGTGAATAATGAAAACAAGATTTTTAAGCAGGTAACCGCAGGTAGAATCTTTACCCGTGCCACCTCTTCCCTATTCGCCCCGGTAAGTGGAGTGCAAATTAGTAATAGTCCATTTCAAAATCGCAGGTCTTTTGGAACTTACGTGCTTAACGATTATACCGAACCGCGATGGACGGTAGAACTTTATGTAAATAATATTTTAGTAGAATTTACCCAGGCAGATGCTTCAGGTTTTTACACGTTTGATGTCCCGTTAATGTATGGAAATACCGCCGTAAGCCTCAGGTTCTACGGGCCTTATGGAGAAGAGCGTGTTCAGGAAAGGGTGATCAATATTCCTTATAATTTTGTTCCCAAAAATGAGTTGGAATATACCATTAGCGCCGGGATTGTTGAAAATGAAGACCTTAACCGCTTTTCGAGGGCTAATTTTAATTACGGACTTAGTAATTCTATTACTATTGGTGGTGGAGCCGAGTATCTTACCGGCGTGACCAGTGGCGAAGTGATGCCCTTTGTAAATTCCTCAATTCGTTTTGCTTCAAATTTCCTTTTTACGGGAGAATATATGCATGGCGTTAAAGGAGAAGGAATTTTAAGTTACCGTACCCCAGGCAACATCCAGGTAGATCTTAATTATATTAAATACGACGAAAATCAAACCGCGATTAATTTTAATTATTTGGAAGAAAGAAAGATTAGTTTTTCGGCGCCAATTCGGTCTGAAAATTTTTCGATGTTTAGTAGGTTTAGCGTGAACCAGATTATTATGCCTACCACCGAGTTTACTACGGCACAATTATTACTTTCCGGGGCAATTATGGGCATTAGCACTAACCTTACCACCTACGGGATTTATAACGATCGTGTGAAAGAGCCCACTATTTATACTTCCCTATCCCAAAATTACAGGCTTCCGAATAAATTCTTGTTTTCTCCACAGGTACAATACGATTTTAGCCGAAATCAGTTCAATAATATTATCCTGGAAGTAGAACGCCCTGTTTTTGAAAACGGATTTCTAAATGTTGCCTACGAAAATAATATGCTTAGAAACGCCCATATTTTTGAAATTGGCTTAAGATATGCTTTCAATTTTGCCCAAACTTCAATGACCTCCAGGCTGGGTAACAGGAACAATTCTTTTGTACAATCGGCTCGGGGTAGTTTAATGTTAGACGATAATACCGGTTATGTAATGGCAAATAACCGTACTGCAATGTCCAGAGCTGCATTAAGTATTATCCCGTTTCTGGATTATAATACTAACGGAAAAAGAGATCCAATGGAACCTGCGGTGAGTAGAATGGAAATTAAAAATACATCTGGCCGACTTTCGTATAATGAAGATGAAACTGTTTTGAGAATCACCGAGCTTCAGCCTTATGTAGATATTATCCTGGAAGTAGATCCAAACAGCCTGGATAACATTGCCTGGAAAGTTAAAAATGAAAAGATTAAAGTTCACACCGTTCCTAACCAGTTCCAGGAAATTGAAGTACCGGTAGAAGTTTTAGGGGAAGTTGCCGGAATGGTTTATGTTAAAAAAGGAAATAGTCTTAGCGGCCAGGGAAGGATTACAGTAAACATTTTAGATGAAAACGGAAATCTTGTAAAAGAAATTTTAACCGAAGGAGATGGTTATTTCACCTACCTGGGATTAAAACCCGGAAATTACACTGCTGAAATTGATCCTGTACAAATGCAGAAATTAGGTTACACTTCCAGTGAAGCAATAGATTTTGAAATTAAGGTAGATGAATATGGGGATATTGTAGATACTTTAGAGTTTACTATTGAAGCAAATTAA